In Thamnophis elegans isolate rThaEle1 chromosome 4, rThaEle1.pri, whole genome shotgun sequence, the following proteins share a genomic window:
- the ATF3 gene encoding LOW QUALITY PROTEIN: cyclic AMP-dependent transcription factor ATF-3 (The sequence of the model RefSeq protein was modified relative to this genomic sequence to represent the inferred CDS: inserted 2 bases in 2 codons): MMLQHLGQVSASEVSASAIIPCLSPPVSLGFEDFANLTPLVKEELKFAIQNRCLSQRMPSTLDTVMVSDXSNETSVLKRECAPQEDERKKRRRERNKIAAAKCRNKRRKKQNAYRKNQKKTGNNHAELKAQIEELKNEKQHLIYMLNLHRPTCXVRAQNGRTPEDDRNLFIQQIKEGTLQG, from the exons ATGATGCTCCAGCACCTGGGCCAGGTGTCTGCTTCAGAAGTCAGTGCTTCTGCAATTATTCCATGCCTGTCTCCTCCAGTTTCCCTGGGCTTTGAAGATTTCGCAAATCTGACCCCATTggtgaaagaggaattaaaattTGCCATCCAGAATAGGTGCCTTTCTCAGAGGATGCCCTCCACCTTGGATACAGTCATGGTTTCTG Attctaatgaaacatctgttttaaaaagagag TGTGCACCCCaagaagatgaaaggaaaaaacgtcggagagaaagaaataagattGCAGCAGCAAAATGTCgaaacaaaagaaggaaaaaacagaATGCCTACAGAAA GAATCAGAAAAAAACTGGAAACAATCATGCAGAACTGAAAGCTCAGATTGAAGAGTTGAAAAATGAGAAGCAGCACTTGATCTACATGCTCAACCTACATAGACCCACCT ATGTCCGTGCCCAGAATGGTAGGACCCCAGAGGATGACAGGAACCTTTTCATTCAGCAGATCAAAGAGGGAACCTTGCAAGGCTAA